Part of the Debaryomyces hansenii CBS767 chromosome C complete sequence genome is shown below.
AAATATGAATCTTTAACGTAAAAATACTTAACAATAGGCCAATTTAATACCCAATCTACCAAACCAATATCTCTGGCGATAGAGGTtaaaatgaaatagaaaatgCCTAGGAAAGTGCCGAACATAATTCCCACAGCGACCTGCTGAATAGTATgatacaataaataaaccCTTGAAAACGCAACTGCAGTGGAAGATACCACCAAAACGAAGCACCCAAGCCATCTCTGTAATCGTGTTAAATGAGACATTCTGAACAAGAATATGCATACAAAATACGCTCCAAACAATCCCATGAATTGAGAATGTGCAGATGGCATACCAAACGATAAACTATAAGAGCCACTTCCGAAATCTTTATGAAAATCTGGCCTTGGCTGTTTAATAAGCTTTTTAATGACTTTATTTGCAACTTCACCAATTAAATGTCCGCCGACTATTACGACAGGTTCAATCTCTCGGGTGATCAAGAACCAAGCTGTATAAAATaccataatatatattggTAAAAGTGACATGTGAACCGATGccattgatattaaatcatttggATCGTATAGGATGTAGGTATGATCAAACGGTATTGGGTTATATTCCACCACTAAAGAAGTAGAAGATTCCATTGTAGTAATGGTTGGTGTTATTTGTAGTCGATTAATTCgttttgaaaatttagtCAGAAGGGAAAGAAATAAATCACTATGAATCtctaatgaaaaaaaaagcCGGAGTGAACTTTGTTTGAGTTTGAGTTTGACTAACGCCAACCCTTTGGACGAATATAAGTAGttataaagaatattattcatttcaatataaaaagTTAGCGCGTACAATTTTCGTCACTGTGATGGAAATACTTATTGATTGAAACCTATGgatgaaatataataatctagaataattcatataatgaagataaataatCAGAATAAGAGAtgcaaaataataaaagaaGCCAtgaaagatatatatatatgcaCAAGATATTAAGGTAGagtaaaatttcaataagaaATAAAGAGGTAATATTAGAGATGGAAATTATGAGACATTAGAGGACATCAAAGAGTTAGAGATTATAAGACAAGAGAGAGAAGTGAGAGATAAAAACATACCCGAAAGGAGAACATGTCAATAGGATAAATGAGAAAGTGtatgataaaaatattcagAGATATCAGAGAGATCTAGCAACTCAATGATATGAGGAAAGGGAGACAAATCACTCAcgtaaaattaaatcagtTACACATTAATTTGTCTTTTTTGTTGATCCCTAGCCCATCTTGCAGTATCTTTTGTCGATTGCAGGAAAATTAGATTCGATCTTGTcttcttaataaattctgtaaCCCATGGTTGCATGTAAGCTTGTTTGAATTCACCAGATGGAAACATAGCACCTATGTCACCCAATAAACCAGTGGCTGATCTGGCAACTGAGTCCGTGGTTGACATATTGATATCCAAAGAGACTAATTGtaaaaattggaaaatagGTGCAACATAAGGATAAATGGCTTGAGGATTGTCGTGCAATCCACCGACAATACCGACGTAACAATCTAAAACTGATTCTTTAACATTTAAAACATAATCAATAGTCTCCATGGAACTGTCTTCTGGTTCAATATTGGAAGCTGATATACATATCTGCATTACAAAATCCGTGTAGGGTTGGAAATTACTACCAATTGAAGTTGCAATATCACCAAAACAGGACAATATAACTGGTCTTAAGTCTCTCTTAACTTCagtattattcaaattagcacctaaaatattcattaacCCTTCCAAGTATGGCAAGATTGATGTTCCTAACGAATGTGATAAATCCGCAACCAATCCAACTGCAGTGTTACATGTAGGAGACTCAGTATTTTGTAAGGCCTTAGTTAAGAATGGCAAGAAAGCTTCCATGTATTTCAAGAAGTTTTGACCAGTTGCACCAGCTACTGCCGAAATAGCtatgaaaatatcttcCTCAATTAAAGCATTTGGTTCTTGAGCATCTAACAACTTCAAAAACATAGACATCAAATTATCAGAAGCTTGGGAGACTTCATTACTTAATCTCCTGATAATATTGGTTAATAAggataaaatattaacttgcaattcttctaaattaGCCTTATCTTCACTGGTGAGAACTTGTTGTTGCATTCCAATAGTAGATTCTAAACGGTTCAAGACTTCACTAGCAAGGTTTTGAATGATCGCCATGGAATCGTTACCACTGTATATAACAAATGTAGATAATGCTTCATAAGCCGACGCTCTGGAGCTATATTCATTATCCGATTTATTAGACAATTGTACTAATATTG
Proteins encoded:
- a CDS encoding DEHA2C02222p (similar to uniprot|P53223 Saccharomyces cerevisiae YGR036C CAX4 Dolichyl pyrophosphate (Dol-P-P) phosphatase), encoding MESSTSLVVEYNPIPFDHTYILYDPNDLISMASVHMSLLPIYIMVFYTAWFLITREIEPVVIVGGHLIGEVANKVIKKLIKQPRPDFHKDFGSGSYSLSFGMPSAHSQFMGLFGAYFVCIFLFRMSHLTRLQRWLGCFVLVVSSTAVAFSRVYLLYHTIQQVAVGIMFGTFLGIFYFILTSIARDIGLVDWVLNWPIVKYFYVKDSYFHCYQTFEDEYVSNLQRKNTR